A genomic segment from Drosophila willistoni isolate 14030-0811.24 chromosome 2L unlocalized genomic scaffold, UCI_dwil_1.1 Seg168, whole genome shotgun sequence encodes:
- the LOC6640764 gene encoding general odorant-binding protein 56d has product MKYLIVVVAFVALASANVLKVTDEQKLAAIQRAKECGQQEGISREQALALRAGNFEDTDPKVKCFANCFLEKSGFVVDGNIKPDVVLAKLGPIAGEDKIKEIQGKCDSLKGADKCDTSYQLYKCYSNNRAQI; this is encoded by the exons ATGAAGTATCTCATTGTTGTCGTTGCCTTTGTCGCTCTGGCTTCTGCCAAT GTTCTCAAAGTGACCGATGAGCAGAAGCTTGCAGCCATCCAACGGGCCAAGGAGTGTGGCCAACAGGAGGGCATTAGCCGTGAACAGGCTTTGGCTCTGCGTGCTGGTAATTTCGAGGATACCGATCCCAAGGTTAAGTGCTTTGCCAACTGTTTCCTAGAGAAGAGCGGTTTCGTTGTCGATGGCAACATTAAGCCCGATGTGGTATTGGCCAAATTGGGCCCCATTGCTGGCGAGGATAAGATCAAGGAAATTCAAGGCAAATGCGATTCCCTTAAGGGTGCCGACAAATGTGATACTAGCTATCAGCTATACAAGTGCTATTCCAACAATCGTGCACAGATCTAA
- the LOC6640765 gene encoding thioredoxin C-1 codes for MATIGKVGNISRCLAKVLMRRSFATLRPSRAIFDVETTKDFEKKVVQSDKPVVVDFHASWCTPCKALAPRLENIVSEQQGQVRLARVDVDEHCELALNYNVGSVPSLLVMHNGKVINRMVGLQTTEYIRDWLKKVMTSASDSSEK; via the exons ATGGCAACTATTGGTAAAGTTGGTAATATCTCAAGATGTTTGGCCAAAGTTTTGATGAGACGCAGTTTTGCCACGCTACGTCCATCGCGTGCAATTTTCGATGTGGAGACCACAAAGGACTTTGAGAAGAAGGTCGTGCAAAGTGATAAGCCAGTGGTAGTTGATTTTCATGCTAG TTGGTGCACTCCCTGCAAGGCTTTGGCTCCTCGATTGGAGAACATTGTGTCCGAGCAGCAAGGTCAAGTACGTTTGGCACGCGTCGATGTGGATGAACATTGCGAATTGGCATTGAACTATAATGTCGGATCGGTGCCCTCTCTTCTGGTGATGCACAATGGAAAGGTTATTAATCGTATGGTTGGTCTACAGACCACTGAATACATACGGGATTGGCTTAAGAAAGTTATGACATCCGCTTCAGATTCATCAGAAAAGTAG